One Drosophila virilis strain 15010-1051.87 chromosome 5, Dvir_AGI_RSII-ME, whole genome shotgun sequence DNA window includes the following coding sequences:
- the Prosalpha4T2 gene encoding proteasome subunit alpha type-7-1B isoform X2, producing the protein MPGGYDGAVTIYSPDGHLLQVEYAQEAVRKGSTVVGLRTKDCIVLGVEKKAADTLQIERTARKIKKLDDHLIMTFAGLTADARILVNRARSEAQSHRLNFERPATVEYITRTIRRAMEGVRLASPV; encoded by the exons atgCCTGGCGGTTACGATGGGGCTGTGACAATATATTCGCCCGATGGACATTTGTTGCAAGTGGAATACGCTCAAGAGGCGGTGCGCAAAGGTTCCacagtg GTGGGTCTGCGCACGAAGGACTGCATTGTGCTGGGCGTGGAAAAAAAGGCTGCGGATACCCTACAAATAGAGCGTACAGCgcgtaaaattaaaaaactggATGATCATCTGATAATGACATTTGCGGGTCTCACGGCCGATGCTCGCATATTGGTGAATCGCGCCCGAAGCGAGGCTCAGAGCCATCGACTGAACTTTGAGCGGCCCGCAACAGTGGAGTATATTACACG AACTATACGCAGAGCAATGGAAGGCGTCCGTTTGGCGTCTCCTGTCTAA
- the Prosalpha4T2 gene encoding proteasome subunit alpha type-7-1B isoform X1 — protein sequence MPGGYDGAVTIYSPDGHLLQVEYAQEAVRKGSTVVGLRTKDCIVLGVEKKAADTLQIERTARKIKKLDDHLIMTFAGLTADARILVNRARSEAQSHRLNFERPATVEYITRYLAKLKQNYTQSNGRRPFGVSCLIGGFDADGQPHLYQTEPSGIYYEWSANTTGRLGKTMREYLEKNVSDMASSPDDATAIKHVVRALFTATSLNASFYELAVLKHQQPLEMVSPAMVAHLVQVIKQENAEEEAKQKQRTKS from the exons atgCCTGGCGGTTACGATGGGGCTGTGACAATATATTCGCCCGATGGACATTTGTTGCAAGTGGAATACGCTCAAGAGGCGGTGCGCAAAGGTTCCacagtg GTGGGTCTGCGCACGAAGGACTGCATTGTGCTGGGCGTGGAAAAAAAGGCTGCGGATACCCTACAAATAGAGCGTACAGCgcgtaaaattaaaaaactggATGATCATCTGATAATGACATTTGCGGGTCTCACGGCCGATGCTCGCATATTGGTGAATCGCGCCCGAAGCGAGGCTCAGAGCCATCGACTGAACTTTGAGCGGCCCGCAACAGTGGAGTATATTACACG ATATTTGGCGAAATTGAAACAGAACTATACGCAGAGCAATGGAAGGCGTCCGTTTGGCGTCTCCTGTCTAATAGGTGGCTTCGATGCGGATGGGCAGCCGCATCTATACCAGACCGAGCCCTCGGGCATCTACTACGAGTGGTCGGCCAATACCACAGGTCGTCTGGGCAAAACAATGCGCGAGTACTTGGAGAAGAATGTATCCGACATGGCCAGCTCGCCCGACGACGCCACAGCCATAAAGCATGTGGTGCGCGCCCTGTTCACGGCCACATCCCTGAATGCCAGCTTCTATGAGCTGGCCGTGCTCAAGCACCAACAGCCATTGGAGATGGTCAGCCCAGCGATGGTGGCTCATCTGGTGCAGGTCATTAAGCAGGAGAATGCCGAGGAGGAGGCCAAGCAAAAGCAGCGTACGAAGTCCTGA
- the LOC6624972 gene encoding T-complex protein 1 subunit zeta — MAAISLLNPKAEIARAAQALAINITAATGLQRLMASNLGPKGTTKMLISPAGDIKITKDGNVLLHEMHFCHPTASMIARASTAQDAATGDGTTSTVLLIGELLKQADLLIAEGLHPRQLTNGIMQAKDQAIQLLQSLSMPVEIERDILVALAQTSLRTKVDASLADLLAKICVDAVLSIRSDRQQLLDLNMIELMDMKQYTTLETQLVEGLVLDHGGRHANMPTYLEQAYILTCNVSLELEKTSVDSSFCYKSAEEREKCVSEEHRFIDQRVAKIIELKRKLCSNNRRGFVVINQKGIDIPSLEALAGAGILALRRAKRRNMERLTRACGGEALHSLEDLSEEHLGYAGLVYEQQLSETKYTFVRQCRNPTSVTILIRSPSGHQTETIKDAIRDGLHAIQNTIEDGCLVPGGGAFELHAYKELVKFKPWVKGKAQLGVQLFADSLLVIPKTLAINSGFDVQDTIVKLTTAAKESEQLVGLDLDTGEPMNPTEKRVFDNYCVKKLMLNSCSVIACNLLLTDEIMQAGMTSFKG, encoded by the coding sequence ATGGCAGCCATAAGTCTGTTGAATCCCAAGGCGGAAATCGCTCGCGCCGCTCAAGCGTTGGCCATTAACATTACGGCGGCGACAGGTCTGCAGCGACTGATGGCCAGCAATCTGGGACCAAAGGGCACCACGAAGATGCTCATCTCGCCAGCCGGCGATATCAAGATCACCAAGGATGGGAACGTGCTGCTGCACGAGATGCACTTCTGTCATCCGACCGCTTCGATGATTGCCAGGGCCAGCACCGCGCAGGATGCAGCCACTGGGGATGGCACCACCTCGACTGTGCTGCTGATTGGTGAGCTGCTGAAGCAGGCGGATCTGCTCATTGCGGAGGGACTGCATCCTCGCCAGCTAACCAATGGCATTATGCAGGCCAAGGATCAGGCCATACAGCTGCTACAGTCGCTCTCCATGCCCGTTGAGATTGAACGCGACATACTAGTGGCACTAGCCCAGACCAGTTTGAGAACCAAAGTGGACGCGAGTTTGGCGGATTTGCTGGCCAAAATCTGTGTAGATGCTGTGCTGAGCATACGCAGCGACAGGCAGCAGCTTCTGGATCTGAATATGATCGAACTCATGGACATGAAACAATACACAACACTGGAAACGCAACTGGTGGAAGGACTTGTGCTGGACCATGGTGGGCGGCATGCTAACATGCCCACATACCTCGAGCAGGCGTACATACTCACCTGCAATGTGTCGCTGGAGCTGGAGAAGACCTCCGTCGATTCGAGTTTCTGCTACAAGTCTGCCGAGGAGCGTGAGAAATGCGTCTCCGAGGAGCATCGTTTTATCGATCAGCGTGTGGCCAAGATTATCGAGCTGAAGCGAAAACTTTGCAGCAACAATAGGCGTGGCTTCGTGGTCATAAATCAGAAGGGCATCGATATACCCTCGCTGGAGGCACTTGCCGGCGCTGGTATTCTGGCACTGCGTCGTGCCAAGCGCCGTAACATGGAGCGACTGACTCGTGCTTGCGGCGGCGAGGCATTGCACTCACTGGAGGATCTGAGCGAGGAGCATCTGGGCTATGCAGGCTTAGTGTATGAGCAGCAGCTAAGCGAAACGAAATATACGTTTGTGCGTCAATGCCGCAATCCCACTTCTGTGACCATACTGATTCGATCTCCCTCGGGTCACCAGACTGAAACCATTAAAGATGCCATTCGCGATGGACTCCATGCCATACAGAATACCATAGAGGATGGATGTCTGGTGCCCGGCGGAGGTGCCTTCGAGCTGCATGCCTACAAGGAACTAGTCAAGTTCAAGCCCTGGGTTAAGGGTAAAGCCCAGCTGGGGGTTCAGCTATTCGCCGACTCGCTGCTCGTAATTCCCAAAACTTTGGCCATTAATAGCGGCTTTGATGTGCAGGACACCATCGTGAAGCTGACGACGGCTGCCAAGGAGAGTGAGCAACTGGTCGGGCTAGATTTGGACACAGGAGAGCCCATGAATCCAACGGAAAAACGCGTCTTCGATAACTACTGCGTTAAGAAACTAATGCTGAACTCGTGCTCTGTCATCGCATGCAATCTACTGCTGACTGATGAGATAATGCAGGCGGGCATGACTAGTTTCAAGGGCTAA
- the LOC6624971 gene encoding cilia- and flagella-associated protein 45-like, with translation MKLNRACAAEPGHKQYKRYHIGLRPVVISAERYNGIVDRSNQKEKQEMLEAIEEEQRYRQYLKDGNDALMKRFKNLANTQGEDDDQRQAARDKVLAEMTKDQRAKKLLEQMRKERIMRANRILNLLKPGPRALHQGLLNSEMIYQRDYNQALKCEFAEDARRQQQLDEKQCPEFLIPFGHVTEEQEKAQQLVKMNDMRDYYLKDLEARRLRRQAMKEHEVLDCIVQREKYKCMQEQEEKAAKATAERKREFCRSAYREALKEKAEKAKFESMCDNIEERIICVDKTTHRNMDARFNKQTKDMRQSRIRQLEANAVQLCQNQQAAKTQLQHLQDVALERYATEVLVDEQRRKCEIKKLSEQRRQYELESKKRQQEKDERLAEIRRYQIVTRFKNDEANINFATAAKKQQDKVTADLRDILHGQRKEFLDQRQEELMRITACDEDPHLKDDVNFFEGAVHLMEDSKSIGRPLYPIAKAVAKYRKENQVDMVPEGQMVRRSKLRDACWPGYYSKAELAYRKYEHREGCRREQEKERHTIFNNCIKITKMASEESPYKRCTIECPMHCFQHRGLPAMESVQSMEMPGFICHEEELPPAKCPSIKEIATPCQNCPPSDGACLCPSVMQVMKPGEEYPPSEPKAPSEHKAPSEKTPPSEPTAPSEKMQPSESRVPSEKMPPSEPKAAESTLAKSESTLTKFNSKRIAAGKESTTAQYSINSGSTKRSTRKPALTRYWTAKPLAQAKAKIDPIASTIDLTRTVKSCPETNWSKTRKQFD, from the exons ATGAAATTGAACAGGGCATGCGCTGCAGAGCCCGGCCACAAGCAGTACAAAAGATATCACATTGGTTTACGGCCTGTGGTAATATCGGCCGAACGCTACAATGGTATTGTGGACAGATCAAACCAGAAAGAAAAGCAGGAGATGCTGGAGGCCATTGAGGAGGAGCAACGGTACAGGCAATACCTCAAAGATGGTAACGATGCACTGATGAAGCGCTTCAAAAACTTGGCTAATACGCAGGGCGAGGACGATGACCAGCGTCAGGCTGCCAGAGACAAGGTCCTGGCTGAAATGACAAAGGACCAAAGGGCAAAAAAGCTGCTGGAACAGATGCGCAAGGAGCGCATCATGCGTGCCAATCGAATTTTGAACCTCTTGAAGCCAGGTCCACGTGCTCTCCACCAGGGCTTGCTCAACAGCGAAATGATTTACCAACGAGACTACAATCAAGCGCTTAAGTGTGAATTTGCCGAGGATGCTCGACGCCAGCAGCAACTGGACGAGAAGCAGTGTCCAGAGTTTTTGATACCATTTGGCCATGTGACTGAGGAGCAGGAGAAGGCACAGCAGCTCGTCAAAATGAACGACATGCGTGATTATTACTTGAAGGACCTCGAAGCAAGACGTCTGCGCAGACAGGCTATGAAGGAGCACGAGGTATTGGACTGCATTGTACAGCGCGAGAAGTACAAGTGCATGCAGGAGCAGGAAGAGAAAGCCGCCAAGGCGACGGCCGAAAGAAAGCGCGAGTTTTGCCGAAGTGCCTATCGTGAAGCTCTCAAGGAAAAGGCCGAGAAAGCCAAAT TCGAGAGCATGTGTGACAATATCGAGGAACGAATTATCTGCGTCGATAAGACAACACATCGAAATATGGATGCACGCTTCAACAAGCAAACGAAGGATATGCGCCAGAGCCGCATCCGTCAGCTGGAGGCAAACGCTGTGCAGCTCTGCCAGAACCAGCAGGCCGCAAAAACACAGCTGCAACATTTGCAGGATGTTGCTTTGGAACGGTATGCCACCGAAGTACTCGTGGATGAGCAACGGCGGAAATGTGAGATCAAGAAGCTGTCGGAGCAACGCAGGCAGTACGAGCTGGAGAGTAAAAAACGGCAGCAAGAGAAAGATGAAAGGCTTGCAGAGATTCGTCGCTACCAGATTGTTACACGATTCAAGAACGATGAAGCAAACATAAATTTTGCGACTGCCGCCAAGAAGCAACAGGATAAGGTAACCGCCGATCTGCGCGATATACTGCATGGCCAGCGTAAGGAATTCCTGGATCAGCGTCAAGAGGAGCTAATGCGCATTACTGCTTGCGATGAAGATCCCCATCTGAAGGACGATGTTAACTTCTTCGAGGGAGCAGTCCATTTAATGGAGGATTCCAAATCCATCGGTCGGCCCTTGTATCCGATTGCCAAAGCTGTCGCGAAATACCGCAAGGAGAACCAAGTGGACATGGTGCCCGAGGGTCAAATGGTGCGTAGAAGCAAGTTACGTGATGCTTGCTGGCCAGGCTACTACTCCAAGGCGGAGCTGGCCTACAGAAAGTACGAGCATCGCGAGGGCTGCCGACGCGAACAGGAGAAGGAGCGCCACACCATTTTTAACAATTGCATCAAGATCACCAAAATGGCATCCGAAGAGAGCCCGTATAAGCGCTGCACCATCGAGTGCCCCATGCACTGCTTCCAGCACCGCGGCTTGCCCGCTATGGAGAGCGTTCAGTCCATGGAGATGCCTGGATTTATTTGCCACGAGGAGGAACTGCCACCTGCCAAGTGTCCGAGCATTAAGGAGATTGCGACGCCTTGCCAAAATTGTCCACCAAGTGATGGCGCTTGCCTTTGTCCAAGTGTTATGCAGGTAATGAAGCCAGGCGAGGAATATCCTCCCAGCGAACCAAAAGCGCCCAGCGAGCACAAGGCGCCCAGCGAGAAAACGCCGCCCAGCGAGCCAACGGCGCCCAGCGAGAAAATGCAACCCAGCGAGTCAAGGGTGCCCAGCGAGAAAATGCCGCCCAGCGAGCCAAAGGCAGCTGAGTCCACTCTAGCCAAATCTGAATCAACATTAACAAAATTCAATTCCAAACGAATTGCGGCTGGCAAAGAGTCCACAACAGCTCAATACAGTATTAATTCAGGATCTACAAAACGCAGCACTCGAAAACCGGCTCTGACACGTTATTGGACCGCAAAGCCTTTAGCTCAAGCCAAAGCTAAAATCGACCCTATCGCCAGCACAATAGATCTGACACGCACCGTCAAGTCGTGTCCCGAAACCAATTGGTCGAAAACCCGAAAGCAATTCGATTGA
- the LOC6624970 gene encoding 5-hydroxytryptamine receptor 1A, producing the protein MDLKTGSLLVAPAVKNSSCSHPRYSGHNFIVHIGIAETIEAVLILVLTLGVIGANCLVIFVINNRRYAAYIHQQPRYLLTSLALNDLTIGLLITPFGLMPALFHCWPYGEIFCQIQALLRGALSQQSAVILVCMAVDRYMCALHPRRYYQHSSKKGCVAILSLTWIISLTVFGLLVLPKGYYFNNTGLMACEPFYSKPSYRILSTCALYFPTTMVLMYCYGSSFHMSRFRLNDPTMPLTAAAHHPHPHHPPQQQLQQHQQHQQQQQQHQHQQQQQSSHIFGHGGHGHSHHLHHHRAPVMNHLSMAMSMGLVGMPSMTNKITKKIVPIQEKNSSGNTSRSMAAISLGFIVMVTPWTIQEIVTACTGSKLPPFLDFLVTWTSLSNSLWNPFMYWLLNSDFRRLSRQLMPNKCFPSEDTPEHKSACCHINANDFEITTLPLPPEPPASRPPANNGGASGGVGGGVGGGIGSAIGGSVLGICARSRANSLSRSASQYIRGTLGGSGAHSHAHQVAGDGYATVRPDIEGLSEKYWGEILERTVSSGNLHAMQKSFPHFPYHQHAGVGVHGHVHQVHQPQQHQTTSFSKHSDMHLNVSAAAQEATAAELSKFSTSEPKLCEHLFHDANCAKSKLLGTAADASASASVSTVAAKLAAGRSIPDI; encoded by the exons ATGGACCTCAAGACTGGCTCATTGCTTGTAGCGCCCGCGGTAAAGAATTCCAGTTGCTCGCATCCGCGTTACTCGGGCCACAACTTTATCGTGCACATTGGCATAGCGGAGACAATTGAGGCGGTGTTGATATTGGTGCTAACTCTGGGTGTGATTGGGGCCAACTGCCTGGTCATCTTTGTCATTAACAATCGCCGCTACGCCGCCTACATACATCAACAG CCACGATATCTGCTCACATCTCTGGCGCTGAATGACCTGACAATTGGCCTGCTAATTACACCATTTGGTCTAATGCCTGCATTGTTTCACTGCTGGCCATATGGTGAGATCTTCTGCCAGATACAG GCCCTGCTGCGTGGAGCGTTATCACAACAAAGCGCCGTTATACTCGTCTGCATGGCGGTGGACAGATACATGTGTGCGCTGCATCCGCGACGCTATTACCAACACTCCAGCAAGAAG GGCTGTGTTGCCATATTGAGCTTAACATGGATTATCAGCCTAACGGTGTTTGGGCTTCTGGTGCTGCCTAAAG GCTACTACTTCAACAACACGGGACTAATGGCATGCGAGCCATTTTATAGTAAACCCTCGTACCGCATACTGTCCACTTGTGCATTGTACTTTCCAACCACGATGGTGCTGATGTACTGTTACGGTTCCAGCTTTCATATGAGTCGCTTTCGCTTAAACGATCCAACGATGCCGCTTACAGCAGCCGCACATCATCCACATCCGCATCATCCGCcccagcagcaactgcagcaacatcagcagcatcagcagcagcagcagcagcatcagcatcagcagcagcagcaatcctCACACATATTTGGACATGGCGGCCATGGACACTCGCATCATTTGCATCATCATCGAGCACCGGTTATGAACCATTTGAGCATGGCCATGAGCATGGGCCTCGTCGGAATGCCAAGCATGACAAACAAGATTACCAAAAAG ATTGTGCCCATACAGGAGAAGAACTCAAGCGGTAACACGTCACGTTCAATGGCGGCCATTTCGCTGGGATTCATTGTTATGGTCACACCGTGGACCATTCAGGAGATTGTGACCGCCTGCACTGGCTCCAAG CTGccaccatttctggatttccTGGTAACCTGGACATCGTTAAGCAACAGTCTATGGAATCCATTTATGTATTGGCTGCTAAACTCGGACTTTCGTCGCCTTAGCCGACAATTGATGCCCAACAAG TGCTTTCCCAGCGAGGACACGCCCGAACACAAATCAGCCTGTTGTCACATCAATGCTAACGATTTTGAAATCACAACGCTTCCGTTGCCGCCAGAGCCGCCCGCCTCGCGGCCGCCGGCGAATAATGGTGGTGCCAGTGGCGGGGTTGGTGGCGGTGTTGGCGGTGGCATTGGCAGCGCCATTGGCGGTTCTGTGCTTGGCATTTGTGCACGTTCCAGAGCCAACAGTTTGAGCCGCAGCGCCTCACAGTACATCAGGGGCACACTGGGCGGCAGTGGAGCGCACAGTCACGCACATCAGGTTGCTGGTGATGGCTATGCCACAGTACGGCCTGACATTGAGGGTCTCTCGGAGAAGTATTGGGGCGAGATCTTGGAGCGCACCGTCAGCTCGGGCAACCTGCATGCCATGCAGAAGAGTTTCCCGCACTTCCCCTATCATCAGCACGCCGGCGTGGGCGTTCATGGACATGTGCATCAGGTACATCAGCCGCAACAGCATCAAACCACCTCGTTTAGCAAGCACAGCGATATGCATTTGAACGTGTCTGCCGCTGCACAGGAAGCCACCGCCGCCGAGCTGAGTAAATTTTCTACATCAGAGCCAAAGCTCTGTGAGCATCTATTCCATGATGCCAATTGCGCCAAGAGCAAGCTGCTCGGCACTGCCGCAGATGCATCCGCATCAGCTTCCGTCTCAACTGTAGCCGCCAAACTGGCCGCCGGTCGCAGCATACCGGACATTTAG